The following nucleotide sequence is from Candidatus Zixiibacteriota bacterium.
GAGCTTGAAGTCAAACTGATCGACATGCCGTCGGAGATGTTTAAGTTGACCCTGCCCAAGAAGATCAAGCCGGGGCAGGCGGAGAAGGGCAAGATCACGGTCCTGAAAGAATTCCTTCCCAAGGAATTCGAAAAGTCGCTAACGATCGAATTCAATGATAAAGCGGTCTCCCGGTTCACAGTGCCGGTCAAACGCACCGTCCGTATTCCCGGGGCTAATCCGGGCGATTCGGTAAAAACAAATTAGAGCCTTACGACCGTTTAGGATCAAACATAAGAAAGCCCGGCGCACAACCGGGCTTTCTTGCTGATATCGGAATTCAATAAATCTCGAGATTCTCTTCTTTGACCCTGCTGTCCCAGTTGCTGTCGAATATTTCTCCCTTGGCCGTGGAATGGACTAACCTGTACTCCCCATAACCATTGATATCAACAAAAATGAACAGAACGCCTCCCTGAATGGCGCGATAATACCATCTTTCCCAGGGGCGCCCATAGGAGGGAGCGGTGATTTCATCCCGATCATCCCACTGGCCATACTGCATGAGAACCCTCCCTCGATCCGACCTCCAGCCGTCATTCATCCCCGGCAATGATGAGAAATATTCATTGGCATAGACGTAACGGCGGAAAGCACTTTCAAGATACTCATTGGTCGGCGTTCCGGGAGATGGATCCTTGTCCTTGAAATATTGAATGGCAAATCTCACTTTTCCGGTATCGTTAAGCGAATGGAAAACCGCTGCTTCTTGCGGTAAAAGGAGAAATCTAAGGACATTGGAAATAGTCGTCGCACTGACGGTGTCGAGAGGATTTTTCCCGGCTACTCCGGCAACCTCCGGCACAGTTCCGGCCGGGGGAAAAATGATGAATCCCCGCGATACGGCCGCACTCGTCCCTGATTTCAGATCGGTGGCGGTCAACTCAATATCATATTTCCCTGATTGCCAGCCGGAAATATTGAGGATATTGGTAATAACCGCCGAGAAACCCGGCTTTTCATCAATGATATCCCCAAAATCAAAATGGAGGGAACCGTCGCTGCGATACACCCGGTAGTTGATCTGAAAATCATCCTTCACGGCGCTGTCATACGGGATATTATATAATTCGGCATAGACATAAATGACGGTATCGTCACGGGAAAAAATGCCCATGGGGCTGGGGATAATTTCCCGTTGGTTTTTTACCATGCGCGGATTGGAGGGCTGCTGACCTTCCTCCAAAACCTTTATATCATAAGCCAATTCCAGATTGCTGAGCGCCAGTTTTGTCGGCACCGGAAGCACTTCAATGCGATCATAAAGAAATGACCCTTCTTTCTTGCTTGAAACATCAATTACATCCAGCCGCCCCTTATAAACCCCCGGCGGAAGAAGTAAGAAAAGCTTGTTGAAAAGCCTGATTTTATTGCTTCGGGCCGCAGATGAGTCTGCCGCCCGGCTGTAAAAATAGGTATTAGCCGAGTCAATATGCTGGCCGAGCGTGTCTGATATGACTATCTCTGCGAAGACAGCCGCCCGTAATCCCTGTCCGCTGCTATTCTCGGGCAGGAACAAAAGCTGGTTGCGATTTACAACAAAGGGGAATTCCACATACGACTCCGGCCCAGTGGAAGGGGTCCCATAAATAAGAATCCCCGCCTGAATACCGATCTTGTCCGGAACCATTTCCTGCGCCGCGATTATCGCCGGAAGTGACCAAAGCAACGCCACCAAATATCTGTTCCTGAACATATCTTTCATACGCTTCATTCCTGTTTTCAATGGTATACTCCATCAAAAGGGTACTGCAGCCTATAATCGCCGTCATTCCATTCATCAACGAAAACAAATCTCCTCACATTTTCGGAATGGTAATAATACCACACCTGATATGCTTTGCGGTCAAGCTCAAAAGGGTAATCCTCAATCTGGTCGGGCTCGCCGTGAGAGATATATACCATTCCGCGGTCCGACAGCCACCCTTCTCTTTTCAAAGCGTCGAAATGTCGGTTGGCGAAATCTATACGGCGATAGTAATCCTTCTTAAATTCATTCTCGGCCGTCCCCGGCGAGGGATCGCGGGAAAACCAGAAATCCTTCCAGAGTCGCAGTTTATCCTCCGGAGTTTTAGCCTTTTTAAGGCTGTCCATTTCCTGAGCGCTGGCGATATATTTCAATTGCATAACGGCCGCTTCAAAATCATTCCTGACCAGGGCATCGGCCGACCAGTAAATACTGAATGGCTCCCTCAACTCCTCGACCACCCGGTCGCGCCTTCCCTTCAGCGCGATCGCCAGAATATAATCCCCGGCCCTGATACCGGACAGGGAAACCTGCCTTATCTGGCGAATGATACCGTCTGCGAATGCTGCCGTCATGGTATCGCGATACACCGCGTCAAAATTCCGGTCAAAAATCTGGGTCTCGACCTTGACACTCTCCCGCGCATCGATTCCCTGATACAACTCGACATAATAAAGAAGTCCCGAAATGGAATCGCCGCCGTATTGGCGCCGTACCGATGGAACAACGGTCTTATTCCCTTTAATAAAAAGCGAATCGTAAAGGGCCGTATCAATGGCCTGGGCAAACTCGATCCCCGAGCACTGCGGTGTGCTGTTGTCATATTTTTCAAGGTTCACCTTCAGCGACTTGCGCACCGTCCCCTCGGTATTCCTGTCATTGAGGGCAAAATCGATTTTGTACTTCCCCGGCGCCAGAAGGAGATTAAACTGGCTGGTCCGAAAATCCTTATCCGAGACGGTTTTCTCATAGCTGCTGACCGTGAAGTTTTTGGAACGGCTGACAGCATTCACCTGCCGTCCGTCATCGTTGTGAACCGAGACGCTGACCTCATAGGCGGCCGCAAATTCCTCACCTTCCTTTACAAATTGAAGCAGGTTATTGAAAATCCTGTAATATATCTCCAGACGATTGAGATTCTCCCGGTCGGATTTGAATTGCGCCAGGTCAATCTGGAGACCCCTTGTTTCGATTTTGCTGTTTTCGGAGAAAACATCTCCGCCGAAGCAGGTGGATACTGTAAACACCACGGTCAGGAATAGAAAAAGTGAAAGATGAAAATATGTTTTCTTCATAAATGTTCCGCAATAATCATTTGCTTTCTAATCTATAGAGACGGATTAAAAATGGCAATGTCAAATTTAATTGCTTATTCGTAACGTAGAGACTCTATCGGGTCCACGCGGGCCGCCCGATAGGCAGGATATATGCCTGCCATCAGGCCGACCGACACCGCCACGACAAATCCCAGCGTGACATAGAGCGGTGAAGCCCCGAATGGCAGAGGCGAAAGCATTCCGATCAGAAGAGCCGTCACCAAACCGACGATAATGCCCAATACTCCCCCGGTGCCCGAAAGGGTCATGGCCTCTATCAGGAACTGCCAGATGATATTATTCCGGCGCGCACCAATCGCCTTCCTGACTCCGATTTCCCGGGTTCTTTCGGTAACCGAAACCAGCATGATATTCATGACACCAACCCCGCCCACCATCAGACCCACCGATGATATAACGATCATGGCAATGTAAATATATTTCGTGATATTTCCGACCATCTCCCGCAGGTTTTCCTGACCGTAAACGGCAAAATCATTATCTCTGCCATAAGGAACCCGCCGCAGTCTTCGCAGCGCGATCGTAATCTCATCTCTGGCCTCCTCAATCCGGGTCGTCGAAACGGCGCTGACGGCCAGGGTCAGGGCTTCATCCTCCGGATAGAGTTTCATATAAGTTTCAATCGGTATGTAAACCTTGCTGTTTTCCGAAGTATTAAACATCGACTCTTTTTTCTCAAACACGCCGATTACCGTAAAACGATGATTATTAACCCTTATTTGCTTGTCGAGTGCGTCCTCGCCGGGGAAAAGAGCGTCCTTTATGTCTGAACCAATGACGCAGAGCATCACCCTGGTTTCGTTGTCCACGCGATCGATAAACCTCCCGGAAGTCAATTGCATCACCCGGACCCGAAGATAATCGGGTGTGACACCGACCACCAATGGCTGATTGGCACGTCTCTTCTGATACTTGACAATATTTCCCCCGGGCGGATTGCAATGGTTTTCCGGAGAAACTGCCGCCACGGCCGGGCACTCATCTTTTATGGCATTCGCTTCCGCGATGGTAATATACTTGCGGTTTCTTTCCTCATCACTCAGTTCATCGTAATCCACCCCCGGGGCATACTGATCGACGAAGAGAATGTTGCTGCCCAGATCATCTATGGAACCCTGCACCGCATTATCCAGCCCTTTAATCAGCGATGTCATGGCGATCACCGACCAGACCCCGATAAGAACCCCCAGAATGGTCAGCGATGATCGGAATTTATTCGACCAGAGCGAACCCAGTGCCATCAAAATTCCTTCTTTCATTTCTACCGATGTCATACCGGAACTATCCTATTCAAAACTGAGCGCCTTGACCGGCTGCATCCGCGCCGCTTTCATGGCCGGATAGATGCCGAAGAATAACCCCACCCCGGTGGAAATTATCAGACCGATCGCTATGGCAAACAGAGATGGGGTCATCTGCATTTTGATGAGATTGATCAAGACATCCCCCAGAACGACCCCGATTGTTATTCCGATAATCCCTCCGGTCAGCGACAGCACCAATGATTCAAAAAGAAACTGCAGAAGGATGTTCCGCTGTCTGGCCCCGACCGATTTGCGAATACCAATCTCCCTGGTCCTCTCGGTGACCGAGACCATCATAATATTCATGATAATAATACCGCCCACTATCAGGGCGATGGATGATATACCTATTAATCCCAGACGAATATATTTGGTAACGTCATTTATGGCCGCCATTATGGCATCGGCCGTCAAAATGCCGAAATCATCTTCCTTTTCGAAAGGCACATGACGTACGGAGCGCAAAATTACCCGCACCTCATCCATGGCCTCGGGGAGTCTTTCCACCGAAGACGCTTTGACAAAGATATCCAAATCCATGTGGGGATCGGTAAAATCGCGAACAAAGGAGGAATAAGGAACAAAGACAAATTTATCCTGGTCTTCACCCATTGTCGCTCCCTTTTTCTTGGCCATGCCGATTATTTCATAGCGGATATTATTTATTTTCATGGTTTGGCCAATGGGATCAAGTCCGGGGAACAATTCCTCGGCGATGGTGGCGCCGACAAAGGCCACACGGCGACGACTCTGGTCTTCCTCCAGCGTGTGCAGACGCCCCTGCCCCAATTGCAAATCAACAATGTCGAAGATATTGGCTGTCCCTCCCCCGATAAGAACGCGCTTGAGTTTACGATTTCCAAATTTTACTTCACCCATGATATAAGAACGCGCGGCTACCTTTTCGCAATCCTTACAGCCCTTTTCAATATCACTCAGATATTCATACTTCATCGGTTTTCGCTTGAGAGCCTCCATGAATGCATCATGACCCATTATTAATCCGAATCGCGTGACAATAAAAGTCGTCGGCCCCAGTTGGTTTAACTCCGCTCTGATCGATTGCGATAACCCCTCCAGAGCCGAAATGATCGTTATGACCGATGAAACGCCGATAATGATACCCAGAAGAGTCAGCGAGGTCCTCAGCTTATTGACCCGGAGAGCCCCCACCGCCATTTTGAATATTTCCCAGACGATCATAAATTGGTTCCGTTGGCGCTTTTCTCCGCAACAGTGATTACTTCATCCCGATCCACCATGCCATCCAGTATATGAAGCACCCGGTCGGCATAAGTGGCCACTTCTCTTTCGTGAGTGACAATGATAATGGTATTCCCCTCCTTGTGGAGACGTGAAAAGAGCTGCATGATTTCCAATCCCGTTTTGGAATCAAGATTGCCGGTTGGCTCATCGGCCAGAATCAGCGACGGTTCATTGACCAGGGCGCGCGCGATGGCTACCCGCTGTCTCTGCCCGCCCGATAGCTCGTTGGGTCGATGCAACATTCGATCCCCCAGATCGACAATGTTCAAAGCCTTCCGCGCTTTCTGCTCGCGAATCAGCCGCGGTGTCCCGTTATAAATAAGCGGAAGCTCCACATTATGCAGGGCCGTGGCCCGAGGCATGAGATTAAAGGTCTGAAATACAAAACCGATTTCACGATTGCGAATTACGGCCAATTCGTCATCGGTCATGTGGCTGACCTGCTTATCCTTGAAGTAATATTCGCCGGAAGAGGGGGTATCCAGGCAGCCAATCAGATTCATCAGCGTCGATTTGCCCGAACCGGAAGGTCCCATGATGGCTACATAGTCGCCCTTGTTTATGCTCAGCGACACACCCCGCAGGGCGTGAACCACTGTAGCCCCCATTTCATAGGTCTTCCAGATTTCCCTGGTCTCTATGAGCGGCATTACTTGGGTGTCTCCATATTGAATTTCTTCTCGACTTTGACCTCATCGCCGTTCTTAAGTGTTCGCAAAGTCTTGAAAGGTCCGGTTACAACGGTATCCTTTTCAGCCACTCCGGAAATGATTTCAATGTTTTTCTGATCGGCAATGCCGGTTTCAATCGGCATAAATTTCGCCTTCCCCTCCTTTATCAAGAACACTCCCTTGACCTCTTTTTCTTTCTTCCCCTTTGCAGCAGATTCGGAGAGCGACACTTCATGTTGCGCCGCCTGGACGCCGCCGGTCTCCTGCGGCTGGCCGGTCTTGCCTGCCAGCGAATCAGCATCTTTAGGGCGCATCACAATTGCGCCATACGGTACCGTGAGAGTCTGATTGCGCACATCCGTGACAATGTCAACCGTCGCCGACATACCCGGCTTGATGAATTCGTTATTCTCGACAAAAAGAACTTTGACCTTGAAATTGGTGGATTGATCGGTCGAACCGACATTGGTTTTGACCGCG
It contains:
- a CDS encoding GWxTD domain-containing protein, which translates into the protein MKDMFRNRYLVALLWSLPAIIAAQEMVPDKIGIQAGILIYGTPSTGPESYVEFPFVVNRNQLLFLPENSSGQGLRAAVFAEIVISDTLGQHIDSANTYFYSRAADSSAARSNKIRLFNKLFLLLPPGVYKGRLDVIDVSSKKEGSFLYDRIEVLPVPTKLALSNLELAYDIKVLEEGQQPSNPRMVKNQREIIPSPMGIFSRDDTVIYVYAELYNIPYDSAVKDDFQINYRVYRSDGSLHFDFGDIIDEKPGFSAVITNILNISGWQSGKYDIELTATDLKSGTSAAVSRGFIIFPPAGTVPEVAGVAGKNPLDTVSATTISNVLRFLLLPQEAAVFHSLNDTGKVRFAIQYFKDKDPSPGTPTNEYLESAFRRYVYANEYFSSLPGMNDGWRSDRGRVLMQYGQWDDRDEITAPSYGRPWERWYYRAIQGGVLFIFVDINGYGEYRLVHSTAKGEIFDSNWDSRVKEENLEIY
- a CDS encoding ABC transporter ATP-binding protein, whose protein sequence is MPLIETREIWKTYEMGATVVHALRGVSLSINKGDYVAIMGPSGSGKSTLMNLIGCLDTPSSGEYYFKDKQVSHMTDDELAVIRNREIGFVFQTFNLMPRATALHNVELPLIYNGTPRLIREQKARKALNIVDLGDRMLHRPNELSGGQRQRVAIARALVNEPSLILADEPTGNLDSKTGLEIMQLFSRLHKEGNTIIIVTHEREVATYADRVLHILDGMVDRDEVITVAEKSANGTNL
- a CDS encoding ABC transporter permease, with the protein product MIVWEIFKMAVGALRVNKLRTSLTLLGIIIGVSSVITIISALEGLSQSIRAELNQLGPTTFIVTRFGLIMGHDAFMEALKRKPMKYEYLSDIEKGCKDCEKVAARSYIMGEVKFGNRKLKRVLIGGGTANIFDIVDLQLGQGRLHTLEEDQSRRRVAFVGATIAEELFPGLDPIGQTMKINNIRYEIIGMAKKKGATMGEDQDKFVFVPYSSFVRDFTDPHMDLDIFVKASSVERLPEAMDEVRVILRSVRHVPFEKEDDFGILTADAIMAAINDVTKYIRLGLIGISSIALIVGGIIIMNIMMVSVTERTREIGIRKSVGARQRNILLQFLFESLVLSLTGGIIGITIGVVLGDVLINLIKMQMTPSLFAIAIGLIISTGVGLFFGIYPAMKAARMQPVKALSFE
- a CDS encoding GWxTD domain-containing protein codes for the protein MKKTYFHLSLFLFLTVVFTVSTCFGGDVFSENSKIETRGLQIDLAQFKSDRENLNRLEIYYRIFNNLLQFVKEGEEFAAAYEVSVSVHNDDGRQVNAVSRSKNFTVSSYEKTVSDKDFRTSQFNLLLAPGKYKIDFALNDRNTEGTVRKSLKVNLEKYDNSTPQCSGIEFAQAIDTALYDSLFIKGNKTVVPSVRRQYGGDSISGLLYYVELYQGIDARESVKVETQIFDRNFDAVYRDTMTAAFADGIIRQIRQVSLSGIRAGDYILAIALKGRRDRVVEELREPFSIYWSADALVRNDFEAAVMQLKYIASAQEMDSLKKAKTPEDKLRLWKDFWFSRDPSPGTAENEFKKDYYRRIDFANRHFDALKREGWLSDRGMVYISHGEPDQIEDYPFELDRKAYQVWYYYHSENVRRFVFVDEWNDGDYRLQYPFDGVYH
- a CDS encoding ABC transporter permease; the encoded protein is MTSVEMKEGILMALGSLWSNKFRSSLTILGVLIGVWSVIAMTSLIKGLDNAVQGSIDDLGSNILFVDQYAPGVDYDELSDEERNRKYITIAEANAIKDECPAVAAVSPENHCNPPGGNIVKYQKRRANQPLVVGVTPDYLRVRVMQLTSGRFIDRVDNETRVMLCVIGSDIKDALFPGEDALDKQIRVNNHRFTVIGVFEKKESMFNTSENSKVYIPIETYMKLYPEDEALTLAVSAVSTTRIEEARDEITIALRRLRRVPYGRDNDFAVYGQENLREMVGNITKYIYIAMIVISSVGLMVGGVGVMNIMLVSVTERTREIGVRKAIGARRNNIIWQFLIEAMTLSGTGGVLGIIVGLVTALLIGMLSPLPFGASPLYVTLGFVVAVSVGLMAGIYPAYRAARVDPIESLRYE